The Flammeovirga pectinis genomic interval TATTTGATAACACTATCCAGTCACTAGGTGATTATAAAAAAAGATGGATTATCGAAGCTGATCAATCTTGGTTAAAGAGATTTTTTGTAACAGCCTAAACCTACCCCATTATCATGAATAACAGAAATTTATTAATTGTCAGTACCTCTACTGTCCATGGAAATGGCTATTTAGGTTACTGCGAAGATACAATCAAAGAATTCTTTATGGGTGTTGATGAAGTTCTCTTTATCCCTTATGCTAGACCTGGAGGAATTACTCATAGTGAATATACTGCAATAGCAAAAAAGAAATTCAATGAGTTAGGCTTTAAAATGAGAGGCTTACACGAATTTGACAATCCTAAAAATGCTCTTTTATCAGCAAAAGGAGTATTTACAGGCGGAGGAAATACGTTTGTTTTATTAGATCAGTTACAAAAGTTAGATCTAATAGAAACAATTCAATCTAGAGTTAAGATTGGTATGAGATATATGGGAACAAGTGCAGGTTCTAACATTACTGGGTTAACAATTAATACCACTAATGACATGCCTATTGCCCACCCAAAATCACTTAATGCATTAGCGTTAGTTCCTTTTAACTTAAACCCTCATTACTTAGATCCAGATCCAAATTCTAAGCATATGGGAGAAACGAGAGAAACAAGAATTAAAGAATTCCACACATATAACCCTCAAATTGTTATTGGGTTAAGAGAAGGATCTTGGCTTAGTGTGAAAGAAAATACTATTGTTCTTGGAGGAGAACTATCCGCTAGGGTATTTATACAAGGAAAAGAACCTTATGAACTTACTCCTAACGATGATTTCAGTTTCCTATTAAATCGATAAAACAGTAAGGTGTGGAAGCAAATTCTACACCTTAATTCTATTCTTTACCTAATAAAACCTTAGATAATTAAATAATTTGTTGAACGATCAACATTTATCATCAAAAAATAGTAGTTTTGGCGATCTATAATAATCTAATTAATAAGAGGATGTATCAATGCATCCATTTACAAAAGCTACATGGTACTACTTGGTTATCATAGGTTAAACTTTTAAGTATGAGCGATTTTTATAACATTTTAGGAGTTAATAAGCAAGCTGACAAGCGTCAGATTAAAAAAGCTTATTTATCCCTAGCAAAAAAATACCATCCTGATGTAGCAGGAAATGACCCTTTAAATGAAGATAAATTTAAACTAATCAATGAGGCTTACAATACACTATCTGATGATAGTAAGAAGTTTCATTATGATCAAGGGAGTATATTTTCTTCAACAAACTTTTATAACACTACCCAAACTACACCTAGTCCCCCGCCTCCAAGAGCAGCAAGAGAAGAGAACCGCAGAAGCGATCGCTTTCAAGCAAAAAGAGAGGAATACAAAGAGAGTGTTCAAGAGGAAAAAAAATCAAATAAGAAAAATAGAAAGAAATACATTCCGGCAATGGTAGCTGGTTATGTTGCCATTATGATTGGGGTTGTCTCTTTTTTCGTAAATCGCCAGAGCAAACTGGCGGCAGAAGCGTACGCTAATGCCAAAACAAACCTTGAAGTTTTAAATACAAATAAAGCTTTAAGCGATGCACAATTACTTTCTGAATATGATGCTTTCACTGAAAGTAAAATCATTTTCTCTGCCTTATTAATTGTGGATAAAAAAGAAAAAACTGGAATTAATGAGCTTTTAGCTTTAAAAAATGAATTAAATAACGATCAAATTTCAACTTTTGATAACGATATTAATTATTATTTAGGGCGTGCTTATTTCAATTTAAAAAATAAGACAAAAGCTATAGCTACTTTTGAAAAAGTATTATCTAAGGATAAAAAAAATACTCCTGTAAATTATTGGCTTGGAAGAACACTTAATGAGTTATCGCATGATTATGATGCAGCAGCCAGGTGCTTTGAGATAAGCATGGGTAATGAAAATTACAAAACACAATCTATTTTAAGGTGTGGAATTGCTCTTCAGAATGACAGACAATATAATTTATCTGAAGAATATTTACTTCTAGCAGTAGATGAGCCTACTACTAAAGCGATTGCTAATTATCATCTTGGATGGCACTATTTTCTTAGCAAGCAGAATAATGGTAAAGCATGTATTTATTGGAAGTTATCCGCTAAGCAAGGTAATCCAGAAGCTTTGTATCAGGTAAGAAGAAACTGTAGATAATACTAAAAGGGTTATTCATTTCTGCAATGAACAACCCTTTCTTATTGTGGCTTATTTGTACTAATAGACTACATTAACATTTTTATTCTGAATAATATCAGATGTATATTCTATTCCGCTAGAAGTTAAGTTAGCGAAAGTGCCTTTAGGGCTTATTTTAATATCACTTAAATAGCCCTCTTCCGAATATCTTTCCACTATAGAATTGATATCATAAGAGGACACAGGAATTCCCAAAAGCCTTGAGATATTTTGAAAAGACATGTTTTTATTAAGGCAAAGTCCTACTAATAACTTAATAGATTTCACTTGGTTTGACATAATTTGAACAGATAATTATAATTAGATATACAGCATTAACTTCACAAAAATAATCCCTATTCTTGAAACCGATTGATAAGAAAAGTCATTATTTAATTTTATTGTATTTTTTTAAGTTCCTTCTTAATAAACAATACTTCGGTAATTTTTTCAAAATCCCTATAAAACATAAAAAGCTGTATTTTTGAAGTCCTACCAACAAAAAACAGCTAATTATGGAAAGCAGAGCTTTCATAGGACCAATATTATCAAAAATGTCTGACTTAAGAAAAAGTAAAGTCAACTTTTTAACAGAATGTTTTATACTCTTCTTGAGTATCAAGGGGAAAATTAATTTTCTTCAGTTATCAAGGTATGGTTCATATAGTGAAAAAACTTACCGAAATAATTTCGAATCAGGTTTTTCTTTTTCAGAATTTAATCATCATTTGATCAATGAACATTGTGGTGATGAAAAAATAATAGCTTTCGATCCTGTTTACCTCAGTAAAAGTGGTAAGAAAACCTATGGTTTAGGGAAATATTGGTCCGGATGTGCTGGTAAAGCTCAAAAAGGATTGGATTTATCAGGTATTGGAATTGTTGATGTAGAAAGTCGTAATGCCTTTCATTATGATGCAATCCAAACGCCTTCAATTACAGAATTAAAGGAGAAAGGCATGAGTTTAGTTGACCATTATGCATCCACTTTGCTTACACATAAAGAGCAATTATTGACGCATTCTAAGTATGTTGTAGCTGATGCTTATTTTGCAAAAGAAAAGTTTGTTCGACCATTAGATGAGGCTGGCTTTACTGTACTTAGTCGATTTAGAGGTGATATGAATGCAAGGTATTTATTTGAAGGACCAAAAACAGGAAAACGCGGTAGACCTAAAAAATTCAACGGAAAAGTAGACTGGAAAAATATTGATCTCGATATTTTTCAGTTAGAAGATGATACAGACTTATATTATTTGTACTCTGCAAAAATTTATAGCGTTGCTTTAAAAAGAGAAGTAATGATTGCACTTGTTCAATTTAAAAATCAAAAGCTCAAGCAAAAAATATTCTTTTCAACAGATCTAAATCAAGAGGCCTTCCAAATTTTCAATTATTACAGATTACGTTTTCACATAGAATTTCTTTTTCGAGATGCAAAACAGCATACAAGTCTTACAGGTTGTCAAGGAATAAGTAAAAATAAAATTCATTTTCATACTAATATGGCACTTACTTCTGTCTCAATTGCTAAGGCTTTTCATTGGATCAATCAAGAAAAAAAGGAAAGAGGACCCTTTTCAATGGCTAACATAAAAACACTCTATTTCAATGAGTTAATACTAAAAAAGATTTTTAGTGTATTTCGAATTGATGTAGATGTTGAAAAAAATAAACAGCAATTTGAGATGATTCGAAAATTAGGTCAAATTGCTGCTTGAAAAATATATTATTTTACCGAAGTATTGAATAAAAGAAAATATCAAAAAAAGACTTTGAGTTATTTTTTCGATTTACTTATATTTTTGTAATTTTGTCATGACAAATAGTCATATGATCAAATCAGTTCTTTCCCTTTATGGAAAACAGAGAAATTTTATCAATCAAGCAGCGATTTGGAATAATAGGTAATGCTCCTAGTTTAAATCATGCAATACAAGTAGCTATCCAAGTAGCTGCAACCGACCTTACTGTAATGATAACAGGAGAAAGTGGCTCTGGAAAAGAATCATTTTCTAAAATTATACATCAACTTAGCTCTCGTAAACACGGAAAATTTATTGCTATTAACTGTGGTGCAATACCAGAAGGCACAATAGATTCCGAATTATTTGGTCATGAAAAAGGATCATTTACAGGAGCAAATGAAGCAAGAAAAGGCTATTTTGAAGTAACTGACGGAGGTACTATTTTCTTAGATGAAATTGGTGAAATGCCAATTGAAACC includes:
- the pepE gene encoding dipeptidase PepE; its protein translation is MNNRNLLIVSTSTVHGNGYLGYCEDTIKEFFMGVDEVLFIPYARPGGITHSEYTAIAKKKFNELGFKMRGLHEFDNPKNALLSAKGVFTGGGNTFVLLDQLQKLDLIETIQSRVKIGMRYMGTSAGSNITGLTINTTNDMPIAHPKSLNALALVPFNLNPHYLDPDPNSKHMGETRETRIKEFHTYNPQIVIGLREGSWLSVKENTIVLGGELSARVFIQGKEPYELTPNDDFSFLLNR
- a CDS encoding DnaJ domain-containing protein codes for the protein MSDFYNILGVNKQADKRQIKKAYLSLAKKYHPDVAGNDPLNEDKFKLINEAYNTLSDDSKKFHYDQGSIFSSTNFYNTTQTTPSPPPPRAAREENRRSDRFQAKREEYKESVQEEKKSNKKNRKKYIPAMVAGYVAIMIGVVSFFVNRQSKLAAEAYANAKTNLEVLNTNKALSDAQLLSEYDAFTESKIIFSALLIVDKKEKTGINELLALKNELNNDQISTFDNDINYYLGRAYFNLKNKTKAIATFEKVLSKDKKNTPVNYWLGRTLNELSHDYDAAARCFEISMGNENYKTQSILRCGIALQNDRQYNLSEEYLLLAVDEPTTKAIANYHLGWHYFLSKQNNGKACIYWKLSAKQGNPEALYQVRRNCR
- a CDS encoding transposase — protein: MESRAFIGPILSKMSDLRKSKVNFLTECFILFLSIKGKINFLQLSRYGSYSEKTYRNNFESGFSFSEFNHHLINEHCGDEKIIAFDPVYLSKSGKKTYGLGKYWSGCAGKAQKGLDLSGIGIVDVESRNAFHYDAIQTPSITELKEKGMSLVDHYASTLLTHKEQLLTHSKYVVADAYFAKEKFVRPLDEAGFTVLSRFRGDMNARYLFEGPKTGKRGRPKKFNGKVDWKNIDLDIFQLEDDTDLYYLYSAKIYSVALKREVMIALVQFKNQKLKQKIFFSTDLNQEAFQIFNYYRLRFHIEFLFRDAKQHTSLTGCQGISKNKIHFHTNMALTSVSIAKAFHWINQEKKERGPFSMANIKTLYFNELILKKIFSVFRIDVDVEKNKQQFEMIRKLGQIAA